The Pseudobacteroides sp. genome has a window encoding:
- a CDS encoding ATP-dependent helicase translates to MDFHTILREKYNINLNEQQAEAVNNIYGPALLLSVPGGGKTTVIISRVANMILSYNIDPQKILTLTFSRASASDMKERFNKTFGRDISYDVEFSTIHSFCYSVINTYVKKAGKPFPKVIEGNDSEKSKNSILKQIYLEVNNEYINEDTLEELSSSINYVKNMLFNSSEVEGFETSIDNFPDIYNVYEKYKREARLIDYDDMLTGTFMLFKQNKEMIDIFRNKYHYINVDESQDTSYAQHELIKLLAMPKNNIFMVGDEDQSIYGFRAAFPQALLDFEKTYPGARIMLMERNYRSTAGIVNAANIFIKQNKERFDKNMFTEKENGNPVRFVSLRDRNDQYNHLINTIKGHKYLSQCAVLYRNNISAIPLVELFERNGVPFYLKEPNVHFFRHWMVADILSFIRLGLNMRDMESFAQIYYKTNAFLSKDMLQYATSNIGEHKDIFDALLSYPGSNQDTKRDLTDIYKGIKRISSMKPLNAIEFIEKELNYKLFIRKMCKEKGYSQESLNQVMDALKAIAENTKTYDEFFDRLGRLQQIIDDSRKNRFGSSVILSTIHSSKGLEFDNVFLIDLIEGQFPTSKSIADSEEGDRRQIEEETRLFYVGITRASKKLEIISFDTSNKRKVPASRFVKQLLKAQRASNFYNTDVRKSKSKEGSMLGCAVNALIEHVKFGIGQVLSVDNFKGTMRVKFDAVGDKTLAVTTCIEEGLIKVIDKSSDTL, encoded by the coding sequence ATGGATTTTCATACTATTTTGAGAGAAAAATATAATATAAATTTAAATGAACAGCAAGCCGAAGCGGTTAATAATATATATGGGCCTGCACTTCTTCTGTCGGTACCAGGAGGGGGAAAAACTACTGTAATAATATCAAGAGTGGCAAATATGATATTGAGTTACAACATTGACCCACAAAAGATTTTAACATTGACATTCAGCAGGGCCTCAGCCTCAGACATGAAAGAACGTTTTAACAAGACATTCGGCAGGGATATATCCTATGATGTAGAGTTTTCAACTATTCATAGCTTTTGTTATTCCGTTATAAACACATATGTGAAAAAAGCGGGTAAGCCATTCCCGAAGGTAATTGAGGGGAATGACAGTGAAAAGTCCAAAAATAGCATTCTAAAGCAAATTTATCTGGAAGTTAATAATGAATATATAAATGAAGATACCCTTGAGGAACTTTCAAGCAGCATAAACTATGTCAAAAACATGCTTTTCAATTCAAGTGAAGTAGAAGGTTTTGAGACATCCATCGACAACTTTCCGGACATTTATAATGTATATGAAAAATATAAGCGTGAAGCAAGGCTGATTGACTATGATGATATGCTTACCGGAACCTTTATGCTTTTTAAGCAAAATAAAGAAATGATCGATATTTTCAGGAATAAATACCACTATATAAACGTGGATGAATCACAGGATACTTCTTATGCACAGCACGAGCTTATTAAGCTTCTGGCAATGCCTAAAAACAATATATTCATGGTTGGAGATGAAGATCAGAGCATATATGGTTTTAGGGCAGCTTTTCCTCAGGCACTCCTTGATTTTGAGAAGACATACCCTGGTGCAAGAATAATGCTCATGGAGCGGAATTACCGTTCAACAGCAGGTATTGTAAATGCTGCTAATATTTTCATAAAGCAGAATAAAGAAAGATTTGACAAGAATATGTTCACTGAAAAGGAGAATGGAAATCCTGTTCGGTTTGTTAGCCTTAGGGATAGAAATGATCAGTACAATCATTTGATTAATACAATAAAAGGTCATAAGTATTTATCACAGTGTGCCGTACTCTATAGGAACAATATATCGGCAATACCATTAGTGGAGCTTTTTGAAAGAAATGGGGTGCCCTTTTATCTAAAAGAGCCAAATGTTCATTTTTTCAGGCATTGGATGGTTGCAGACATTCTTTCATTTATAAGACTTGGGCTTAATATGAGGGATATGGAATCCTTTGCACAAATTTATTATAAAACCAATGCTTTTTTATCAAAGGATATGCTTCAATATGCAACAAGCAATATTGGTGAACATAAGGATATATTTGATGCCTTACTGTCATATCCGGGCTCCAATCAGGACACAAAAAGAGATTTGACGGACATATATAAGGGCATAAAGCGTATTTCGTCCATGAAGCCACTAAATGCCATAGAGTTTATTGAGAAGGAGCTTAACTATAAGCTGTTTATTCGAAAAATGTGCAAAGAAAAAGGATATTCCCAGGAAAGTCTGAATCAGGTAATGGATGCTTTGAAGGCTATAGCTGAAAATACTAAAACATATGATGAATTTTTTGACAGGCTAGGCCGTCTGCAGCAGATTATTGATGATTCAAGGAAGAACAGGTTTGGAAGCTCGGTTATTTTATCCACAATACATTCCAGTAAAGGATTGGAGTTTGATAATGTTTTTCTCATTGATCTTATAGAAGGACAGTTCCCTACATCTAAAAGCATAGCTGATTCGGAGGAGGGAGACAGGCGGCAGATAGAAGAGGAAACAAGGCTATTTTATGTGGGAATTACCAGGGCTAGTAAGAAGCTTGAAATAATCAGCTTTGACACTTCAAATAAGAGAAAGGTGCCTGCATCCAGATTTGTGAAGCAGCTTCTCAAGGCACAAAGAGCCTCAAATTTTTATAATACCGATGTAAGGAAGAGTAAATCCAAAGAAGGCAGTATGCTCGGATGTGCTGTAAATGCATTGATAGAGCACGTAAAGTTTGGGATCGGACAAGTTTTATCAGTAGATAATTTTAAGGGAACCATGAGGGTTAAGTTTGATGCTGTTGGAGACAAAACTCTTGCTGTAACCACATGCATAGAAGAAGGGCTAATAAAAGTAATTGACAAAAGTAGTGATACCCTTTAG
- a CDS encoding DUF1385 domain-containing protein, whose amino-acid sequence MHSYLAFVSKAKDIRRVWQYHSAEHKTINCYENGNELAIENVIRYSAKSHSRLAALISMPGLSNDFANLSRWREKLWYRNTPQLFTT is encoded by the coding sequence TTGCATTCTTACCTTGCATTCGTTTCAAAAGCGAAGGATATAAGGAGGGTATGGCAATATCACAGTGCAGAGCACAAAACTATAAATTGTTACGAAAACGGCAATGAACTAGCCATTGAAAATGTTATCAGATATTCGGCAAAAAGCCATTCCCGCCTTGCTGCATTAATAAGCATGCCGGGGTTGTCTAATGATTTTGCCAACCTTAGTCGTTGGCGTGAGAAATTGTGGTACAGAAATACACCACAACTTTTCACGACATAG
- a CDS encoding sporulation protein, with translation MSFFEKALSKVGIGAAKVDARIDNPCVSVGDDISGVVHVMGGNIEQEINKIYLKLMTYYMKEVENSGRVKQTVEIAKIELNETFTIRPKETRAIPFSMMIPFETPVSLQKDSVWISTGLDVKLALDPSDKDYLNVVPHPYMGCVLDALCEDLGFRLAKVETEYTGRLGRGLPFVQEFEFRAGGQFRNSLDELEIVFYPDYNGLQMIMEIDRSARGAKGFLLEIMDMDESVIQINIPASEFEKGRRYIADYLYDTIKRRL, from the coding sequence ATGTCTTTTTTTGAAAAAGCGTTGTCAAAGGTTGGTATAGGTGCTGCAAAGGTGGATGCACGTATTGATAATCCATGTGTTTCTGTAGGAGATGACATTAGTGGTGTAGTGCATGTAATGGGAGGAAATATTGAACAGGAAATCAATAAGATTTATTTAAAGCTGATGACATATTACATGAAAGAAGTGGAAAACAGCGGCAGGGTTAAACAGACAGTTGAGATTGCAAAAATTGAATTAAATGAAACATTTACAATAAGGCCTAAGGAAACACGAGCGATACCGTTTTCAATGATGATTCCATTTGAAACACCTGTATCCCTTCAAAAGGACTCTGTTTGGATCAGTACCGGATTAGATGTTAAATTGGCTCTTGACCCGTCGGATAAGGACTATTTGAATGTTGTTCCCCATCCTTATATGGGATGTGTTTTAGATGCTCTTTGTGAGGATTTGGGATTTCGCTTGGCAAAAGTTGAGACGGAATATACAGGAAGGCTTGGGAGAGGACTTCCTTTTGTGCAGGAGTTTGAATTTAGAGCCGGAGGTCAGTTCAGAAACTCATTAGATGAGCTGGAAATAGTATTCTATCCCGATTATAACGGACTTCAGATGATCATGGAGATTGACAGATCGGCAAGAGGTGCGAAAGGGTTTTTGCTTGAAATTATGGACATGGACGAAAGTGTCATTCAAATAAACATACCTGCTTCGGAGTTTGAAAAAGGCAGAAGGTATATTGCGGATTATCTTTATGATACCATTAAAAGAAGGCTTTAA
- a CDS encoding cellulase family glycosylhydrolase, producing the protein MKKTKRIISLVAVLAMISMYCLSINMGPTVYAVDGNNDDWLHCEGDKVVDMNGNEVWLTGANWFGFNCSENVFHGAWYDVKNILQSVADRGIGLLRIPISTELLYSWMIGKPNKVSSVTAANDPPYMVMNPDFYDPATKGPKNSMEIFDIIMRYCKELGIKVMIDVHSPHADNSGHMYELWYGMETKTAGVITTKIWIDTLVWLTDKYKNDDTIIAMDLKNEPHGSRGYTGPCPSTTAKWDNSTDENNWKYASEQCGKAILKANPNMLIVIEGVQVYPRTEKGYTYDTPDVWGASGDAAVYHNAWWGGNLRGVKDYPVNFGSATLNKQIIYSPHDYGPSVYNQPWFDKNFTEQTLLDDYWYDTWAYIDDKKIAPLLIGEWGGHMDAGKNQKWMTLLRDYMIKNRINHTFWCINPNSGDTGGLLGNDWSTWDEAKYGLFKPSLWQSGGKFVGLDHQVPLGKNGISLGQYLGNPSPSNSPTTKPTPTVKPTPTTSVSPSGTTSKISGYISPDVTSSNSAIKKDFKVEISGLSAMTNASGYFEITALPEVANGSFTIKISKPGYLAREVKNVKVNDVVGTQSSPIVVWAGDIKAPQDGVINMTDIIEVAKVFNSTSGDVNYDATCDTNLDGAINMADIVNIAKHFNATTASYNN; encoded by the coding sequence ATGAAAAAAACCAAAAGAATAATATCGTTAGTTGCTGTACTAGCGATGATTTCCATGTATTGCTTGTCAATCAACATGGGTCCTACAGTATATGCCGTTGACGGCAATAATGATGACTGGTTGCATTGTGAAGGGGACAAGGTTGTAGACATGAATGGAAATGAAGTTTGGCTGACAGGGGCAAACTGGTTTGGCTTCAACTGCAGCGAAAATGTTTTTCACGGTGCGTGGTACGATGTGAAAAATATTTTACAAAGCGTTGCAGATAGAGGTATCGGATTATTAAGAATACCTATTTCAACTGAGCTTTTATACAGTTGGATGATTGGAAAGCCAAATAAGGTTTCCAGTGTTACAGCTGCAAATGATCCACCTTACATGGTTATGAACCCTGATTTTTATGATCCTGCAACTAAGGGACCTAAAAACAGTATGGAAATTTTTGACATTATAATGAGATACTGTAAAGAATTAGGTATTAAGGTAATGATTGATGTACACAGCCCTCATGCCGACAATTCAGGACACATGTATGAATTGTGGTACGGTATGGAGACAAAAACCGCAGGTGTTATTACTACAAAGATTTGGATTGATACATTGGTTTGGCTAACTGACAAATACAAAAATGATGATACAATCATTGCTATGGACTTGAAAAACGAGCCTCACGGCTCACGCGGCTACACAGGTCCCTGCCCTTCCACAACTGCCAAATGGGATAACTCTACAGATGAAAACAACTGGAAATATGCATCTGAACAGTGCGGAAAGGCAATACTCAAAGCTAACCCTAACATGCTTATTGTTATAGAAGGTGTACAAGTATATCCAAGGACTGAAAAAGGCTATACATATGACACCCCTGATGTTTGGGGTGCCAGTGGTGATGCAGCTGTGTACCATAATGCTTGGTGGGGCGGAAATTTAAGAGGTGTAAAGGATTATCCTGTTAATTTTGGTTCTGCTACACTCAATAAGCAGATTATATACTCTCCTCATGACTACGGGCCTTCAGTTTACAACCAGCCATGGTTCGATAAGAACTTTACAGAACAAACCCTGCTAGATGATTATTGGTATGATACATGGGCATATATTGACGATAAGAAAATTGCTCCACTTCTCATTGGTGAATGGGGAGGACATATGGATGCCGGAAAGAACCAGAAATGGATGACTCTTTTGAGGGATTACATGATCAAAAACCGCATTAACCATACATTCTGGTGTATAAATCCGAACTCAGGAGATACCGGAGGATTGCTCGGAAATGACTGGTCAACTTGGGATGAAGCAAAATATGGATTATTTAAGCCTTCATTATGGCAATCAGGCGGTAAGTTTGTAGGCCTTGATCACCAGGTACCTCTTGGTAAAAACGGAATATCACTTGGACAGTATTTGGGAAATCCATCCCCTTCAAACAGTCCGACTACAAAACCTACTCCTACCGTGAAACCAACACCTACTACAAGTGTATCTCCAAGTGGTACAACCAGCAAGATTTCAGGTTATATCTCACCTGATGTTACATCTTCAAATTCAGCTATCAAAAAGGATTTCAAGGTTGAAATTTCAGGATTGTCCGCTATGACAAACGCGTCAGGTTATTTTGAAATTACAGCTTTGCCTGAGGTAGCCAACGGTAGCTTTACTATCAAGATAAGCAAGCCCGGATATCTTGCAAGAGAAGTAAAGAACGTTAAAGTTAATGATGTTGTGGGTACGCAGAGTTCTCCGATAGTTGTTTGGGCCGGTGATATCAAAGCACCGCAGGACGGTGTTATCAACATGACTGACATTATCGAAGTAGCCAAGGTTTTCAACAGCACTTCAGGTGACGTAAATTATGATGCAACTTGCGATACAAACTTAGATGGAGCAATTAATATGGCTGATATTGTGAATATCGCCAAACACTTTAATGCAACAACTGCGAGCTATAATAATTAG
- a CDS encoding copper amine oxidase N-terminal domain-containing protein, with product MKIKNFITFVVLFVFIGIFANHASADSSTVEISFKVGDSVLKINGKDVKVQTPYVENGTTLVPVAVITQAFGADVKWNAAEKSVNITYGETLIKLVINDKTAYVNGTKSVLLKAPVIKNSVTMVPLAFISENFGADVSYEKNTKQITVSKVIAGDKSIKDYSLILKKTTKSKIGDSYYKWSMNLPKELRIADRNFDGTFTAFDALDESYSISVGIFDKDDDSLDTLMASLREDLSEYTLVSQSKKTKDGQEYSKTVYKGDQVIDVRYYIKGERVFKVTLYMDEYEKYIESSVYTDIVDSFTADYVENSSTEDLSDISKEGYRKYEDKKLKFSMNVSPEWFKLDNEKTPNVVEFYNGSKSNEDFNDSLNIDMYSTESGFTADDWVKKLLKDMEERYNPKYYNILKQEDGEISGAKCKKVFYTQKIGGDNIYSCDIFIVGKKYRYNVYYHIKSETYNNSKKLAEIENALSSFKFTEPDASKIGELMNPRDAEDNVSTINRQSTKYKWAVNLPVSWTADSINNNEDKVSYSLNMRSFSMIIVDEVPIDNFIAYLDDDFDKKLKVGTLKTTNKQILDEKGTKVYKYSSSRALGKEIIWIDSYILSKNGHLYVIDLTIPEAYLSEKNSKVLFDIWQSLKFE from the coding sequence GTGAAAATTAAAAATTTTATTACTTTTGTTGTGTTATTTGTATTCATAGGGATTTTTGCAAATCATGCCTCGGCAGACTCAAGTACCGTTGAAATTTCTTTCAAGGTTGGCGACTCTGTTCTGAAAATCAATGGTAAAGATGTAAAAGTTCAAACACCATATGTAGAGAACGGTACTACCCTTGTACCAGTGGCAGTTATAACCCAGGCTTTTGGTGCTGATGTAAAATGGAACGCTGCTGAAAAGAGTGTAAATATCACTTATGGAGAAACGCTTATAAAACTTGTTATTAATGACAAGACAGCCTATGTAAACGGTACCAAATCTGTTCTGTTAAAAGCTCCTGTTATTAAGAACAGTGTTACAATGGTGCCGTTAGCTTTCATTTCTGAAAATTTTGGTGCTGATGTATCATATGAAAAAAATACAAAACAGATCACTGTTTCGAAAGTTATAGCAGGTGATAAGAGTATTAAGGATTACTCTTTGATATTGAAAAAAACTACAAAATCAAAAATAGGTGATAGCTATTACAAGTGGTCAATGAATTTACCGAAAGAATTAAGGATTGCAGATAGGAATTTTGACGGTACTTTTACAGCTTTTGACGCATTGGATGAATCATACTCCATATCTGTCGGTATATTTGACAAGGACGATGATTCATTGGATACATTAATGGCTTCATTAAGGGAAGATTTAAGTGAGTATACACTGGTGTCACAAAGCAAAAAAACTAAGGACGGTCAAGAGTACTCAAAGACGGTATATAAGGGAGACCAGGTGATTGACGTTCGTTATTATATTAAAGGCGAAAGGGTTTTTAAAGTCACTCTCTATATGGATGAATATGAAAAATATATTGAGAGCTCGGTTTATACTGATATTGTAGATTCATTTACTGCAGATTATGTTGAAAATAGTTCTACCGAGGACTTATCCGATATTTCAAAAGAAGGTTATAGAAAGTATGAAGATAAGAAATTGAAATTTTCAATGAATGTTTCGCCTGAATGGTTTAAACTTGACAATGAAAAAACACCTAATGTGGTGGAATTCTATAATGGTTCTAAAAGTAATGAGGATTTCAATGATTCTTTAAATATAGATATGTACTCGACTGAAAGTGGCTTTACTGCTGATGATTGGGTAAAAAAACTACTTAAAGATATGGAAGAGCGCTACAACCCTAAGTATTACAATATATTAAAACAAGAAGACGGTGAAATCAGCGGAGCTAAGTGCAAGAAGGTTTTTTATACCCAAAAGATAGGAGGAGATAATATCTACTCCTGTGATATCTTTATAGTTGGAAAGAAGTACCGATATAATGTATACTACCATATAAAATCAGAAACTTACAATAATTCGAAAAAGCTTGCAGAAATTGAAAATGCATTAAGTTCGTTTAAATTTACTGAGCCTGATGCATCTAAAATAGGTGAACTAATGAACCCGAGGGATGCTGAGGATAACGTATCCACTATCAACAGGCAGAGCACTAAATACAAATGGGCGGTAAATTTACCGGTATCTTGGACAGCTGATTCGATTAATAACAATGAAGATAAGGTATCGTATAGTTTAAATATGAGATCTTTTAGCATGATTATAGTAGATGAAGTACCAATTGATAATTTCATTGCATATTTGGATGACGATTTTGATAAAAAACTAAAAGTGGGAACCTTAAAGACAACAAATAAACAAATTTTGGATGAAAAAGGTACTAAAGTATATAAATATTCTTCGTCCCGTGCTTTAGGTAAGGAGATCATATGGATTGATTCATATATTTTAAGCAAGAATGGTCACTTATATGTTATTGATTTGACAATACCGGAAGCATATCTTAGTGAAAAGAATAGTAAGGTACTATTTGATATTTGGCAGTCACTAAAGTTTGAGTAG
- a CDS encoding trypsin-like peptidase domain-containing protein gives MRIKVFIITVIAVMLLLTSFSSFGSTAGPKLVVNGTQLSTDAKLIGGRVYAPVRAISQSLGADAAWDSSKNTVTVTSLKNDDIVPEVLKSVSPSVVGVIGSLKDSDYSSKFKDSIAHGTGVIIKSDGEILTNAHVVKDMERIVAVLADGSGYEAELKYIDEDSDLALIKINKTGLKAARFGKPEDIITGKTVMAIGTPVSLSLRNSASIGIISGINRGIESDYRLIQTDAAINPGNSGGPLVNLKGEVMGINSSKFSGTGIEGLGFSIPVGTVNYVLSHFYKYGKVKRPDLGVVFEEDWAAKIGLPSNSGLTISTVNDDSGSKKAGLQDGDVLLSVNSVRVNSNVDYNEEMKKYLPDNTVILKIKRKDAILNINVVLSEK, from the coding sequence ATGCGAATTAAAGTATTTATAATAACTGTTATAGCTGTGATGTTATTGCTTACATCATTTTCATCATTCGGTTCCACAGCCGGACCGAAGCTTGTTGTAAACGGAACTCAATTAAGCACAGATGCTAAGTTGATTGGGGGTAGGGTATATGCACCCGTAAGAGCTATATCACAGTCATTAGGGGCGGATGCCGCATGGGATAGCTCCAAAAACACTGTTACGGTTACTTCTTTAAAAAACGATGATATTGTTCCAGAAGTATTAAAGTCTGTTAGCCCTTCAGTAGTGGGGGTTATTGGAAGCCTTAAAGATTCTGATTACAGTTCAAAGTTTAAAGATTCAATCGCTCATGGAACTGGAGTTATAATTAAGTCAGACGGAGAGATACTCACCAATGCACACGTTGTAAAAGATATGGAAAGAATTGTAGCAGTTCTTGCAGATGGAAGTGGGTATGAGGCGGAGTTAAAGTACATAGATGAGGATTCAGACCTTGCTTTAATAAAGATTAATAAAACCGGATTAAAAGCTGCCAGGTTTGGGAAACCAGAGGATATCATAACCGGTAAAACAGTTATGGCTATTGGGACCCCAGTGTCTTTATCCTTAAGAAATTCAGCTTCGATTGGAATAATAAGTGGCATCAATAGGGGAATAGAAAGTGATTATAGACTAATTCAAACAGATGCAGCAATCAATCCTGGAAACAGCGGAGGGCCATTAGTAAATCTTAAGGGAGAAGTCATGGGTATAAATTCCAGCAAATTTTCTGGAACAGGGATTGAGGGACTTGGTTTTTCAATACCGGTAGGTACTGTAAACTATGTGTTAAGTCACTTCTACAAGTATGGAAAGGTTAAAAGGCCTGATTTGGGTGTGGTTTTTGAGGAGGATTGGGCAGCGAAAATTGGCCTTCCGTCAAACAGCGGACTTACTATTTCAACAGTAAATGATGATTCAGGTTCGAAAAAGGCGGGTTTGCAAGATGGAGATGTTTTATTAAGTGTCAACAGCGTACGGGTAAATTCTAATGTTGATTATAACGAAGAGATGAAAAAATATTTGCCCGACAACACTGTGATTCTTAAGATAAAAAGAAAGGACGCAATATTAAACATCAATGTAGTTTTAAGTGAAAAATAA